The following proteins are co-located in the Mycolicibacterium goodii genome:
- a CDS encoding ATP-binding protein, giving the protein MTDAGESTTFNKAGIVAAPERAAQLRREFSAWLGTHFTLDAVKASDIVLAVNEALANAAEFAYSNAKEPGVMHVRADYDTEAETLTVVVADEGAWRIGDTDHKNPARGRGIPLMHALTDRAVIDATASGTEVRLQWHNVSRSVPSELR; this is encoded by the coding sequence ATGACAGACGCAGGCGAGTCAACCACGTTCAACAAGGCGGGCATCGTTGCCGCTCCGGAACGCGCCGCACAGCTGCGGCGCGAATTCTCGGCCTGGCTCGGCACGCATTTCACGCTCGACGCGGTGAAGGCCAGCGACATCGTCCTGGCCGTCAACGAGGCATTGGCCAATGCGGCGGAATTCGCCTACAGCAACGCCAAAGAGCCCGGTGTCATGCATGTGCGCGCCGATTACGACACCGAGGCCGAGACCCTCACCGTCGTCGTCGCCGACGAAGGTGCATGGCGCATCGGCGACACCGACCACAAGAACCCGGCCAGGGGGCGCGGCATCCCGTTGATGCACGCGCTCACCGACCGTGCCGTCATCGACGCGACCGCATCGGGGACCGAGGTGCGTCTGCAGTGGCACAACGTCAGCCGCAGCGTTCCCTCAGAACTGCGGTAA
- a CDS encoding response regulator yields MTSADDTRAIDILLVEDDPGDELITREAFEHNKIKNNLHVAHDGQEGLDFLYRRGPYADAPRPDLILLDLNLPKYDGRQLLEKIKSDESLCHIPIVVLTTSSAEEDILRSYKLHANAYVTKPVDLDQFMSAVRQIDEFFVQVVRLPQF; encoded by the coding sequence ATGACGTCAGCAGACGACACCCGCGCGATCGACATCCTCCTGGTGGAGGACGATCCCGGCGACGAGCTGATCACCCGAGAAGCGTTCGAGCACAACAAGATCAAGAACAATCTGCACGTCGCGCACGACGGGCAGGAGGGGCTGGACTTCCTGTACCGGCGCGGGCCGTACGCCGACGCGCCACGCCCCGACCTGATCCTGCTCGATCTCAACCTGCCCAAGTACGACGGCAGGCAGCTGCTGGAGAAGATCAAGTCCGACGAAAGCCTGTGCCACATCCCGATCGTGGTGCTGACCACCTCCTCGGCCGAGGAAGACATCCTGCGCAGCTACAAGCTGCACGCCAACGCGTATGTCACCAAACCGGTTGACCTGGACCAGTTCATGAGCGCGGTACGACAGATCGACGAGTTCTTCGTCCAGGTGGTGCGGTTACCGCAGTTCTGA
- a CDS encoding PP2C family protein-serine/threonine phosphatase: MRAPLNPVISSPAELNGPGQRRLSLLLVEDDRADAILVEELIADAPDIDFVWAKSMSDAERTLSDHRPDCVLLDLNLPDAAGIDALHHLGKLDARIPIIVLTGLNDEHFGVSAVASGAQDYLIKGRVEPEMLRRAVLYAIERKRAELTAVDLHASQLRAQENARLERGLLPSPLLMEGSGVDIVTESRPSRQHALIGGDFYDVVQTADRTVHVMIGDVAGHGPDEAALGVALRIGWRALTFAGLRGNERMRQLDRILTTERPGKGIFATLCSVALEPDSGRYTVVRAGHPGLLVHGEGTVDWLEPRPGAALGLGAREWPVNHYELPEGHGLLLLTDGLFEGHAGRGDERLGESGLLALARALAALPGRDFVTSLINEAESRAQMHGGLTDDIAVIRVERSHR; encoded by the coding sequence ATGCGCGCGCCACTAAACCCAGTCATATCTTCACCCGCTGAACTGAATGGTCCAGGTCAGCGCCGCCTTTCTCTGCTGCTCGTCGAGGACGACCGCGCCGACGCCATCCTGGTCGAGGAACTCATCGCCGATGCGCCCGACATCGACTTCGTGTGGGCCAAATCGATGTCCGACGCCGAACGCACGCTCAGCGACCACCGTCCCGACTGCGTTCTGCTGGATCTGAACCTGCCCGACGCCGCCGGTATCGATGCGCTGCACCATCTCGGCAAGCTGGATGCGCGCATCCCGATCATCGTGCTGACCGGACTCAACGACGAGCACTTCGGGGTGTCGGCGGTGGCCTCCGGTGCCCAGGACTACCTGATCAAGGGCCGTGTCGAGCCGGAGATGCTGCGCCGCGCGGTGCTCTACGCCATCGAACGCAAACGCGCCGAGCTCACGGCCGTCGACCTGCACGCCAGCCAGTTGCGGGCACAGGAGAACGCCCGCCTGGAACGCGGCCTGCTGCCGTCCCCGCTGCTGATGGAGGGTTCCGGCGTCGACATCGTCACCGAGTCCCGGCCCAGCCGCCAGCATGCGCTGATCGGTGGCGACTTCTACGACGTCGTGCAGACCGCGGACCGCACCGTGCACGTGATGATCGGCGACGTCGCCGGTCACGGACCGGACGAGGCCGCGCTCGGGGTCGCGCTGCGCATCGGGTGGCGGGCGTTGACCTTCGCGGGTCTGCGCGGCAACGAGCGGATGCGCCAGCTCGACCGGATCCTCACCACCGAGCGTCCCGGCAAGGGCATCTTCGCGACGCTGTGCAGTGTCGCCCTGGAACCCGACAGCGGTCGGTACACCGTCGTGCGGGCGGGCCATCCCGGCCTGCTGGTGCACGGCGAGGGAACCGTCGACTGGCTCGAACCGCGCCCCGGCGCGGCGTTGGGGCTGGGCGCCAGGGAGTGGCCGGTCAACCACTACGAGCTGCCCGAGGGCCACGGGTTGTTGCTGCTCACCGACGGATTGTTCGAAGGTCACGCCGGCCGCGGCGACGAACGACTGGGGGAGAGCGGTCTGCTCGCGCTGGCCCGCGCGCTGGCCGCGCTGCCAGGGCGGGACTTCGTCACCTCACTGATCAACGAGGCCGAATCACGTGCGCAGATGCACGGTGGCCTCACCGACGACATCGCGGTGATCCGCGTGGAGCGCTCACACAGATGA
- a CDS encoding sensor histidine kinase produces the protein MRLTVQGWQNLILSVMGVVVFTGAIAGAVLVGRTDRLSDELTNEIQPARVAAYQLQAALRDQETAVRGYAISADPQFLAPYDSGQRVESDAAANIRDFLDGRGEHLADLEAIEKAAAAWRAGYADPMIASIRPGRPQIGNDMVAERGKAQFDQLRALFDVQNSHLSAARTASIEDVERMRSWRNGVLIAMIVAFFAMALVLAVLVRNAVNRPLAALAASCRRITQGNFTERIEPKGPKDIRAIAADVEDMRQRIVDELDASRQARAALDEQAEELRRSNAELEQFAYVASHDLQEPLRKVASFCQLLERRYGDKLDERGVEYIGFAVDGAKRMQVLINDLLTFSRVGRLNATTTEVDLEAVVDAALNNISTAVEEVGAEIVRPDQPLPHVDGDPTLLVMVWQNLLANAVKFHREGVSPRIVIECGTETVGGVENWLFTVSDNGIGISEEFVDKVFVIFQRLHGRDTYGGTGIGLALCKKIIEHHGGNIWIDTSYTGGTRFCFTLPVTPTTVPDVLADAQLEGNIS, from the coding sequence ATGAGATTGACGGTTCAAGGCTGGCAGAACCTGATCCTGTCGGTCATGGGAGTGGTCGTGTTCACGGGCGCGATCGCCGGTGCGGTGCTGGTCGGCCGCACCGACAGGTTGTCCGACGAGCTGACCAACGAGATCCAGCCGGCCCGCGTCGCCGCCTATCAGCTGCAGGCGGCGTTGCGGGACCAGGAGACGGCGGTGCGCGGTTACGCGATCTCCGCGGACCCCCAGTTCCTGGCCCCGTACGACAGCGGGCAGCGCGTCGAGTCGGACGCCGCCGCCAACATCCGGGACTTCCTCGACGGTCGCGGCGAACACCTCGCCGATCTGGAAGCGATCGAAAAGGCCGCCGCGGCATGGCGTGCCGGGTACGCCGACCCGATGATCGCGAGTATCCGGCCGGGCCGTCCGCAGATCGGCAACGACATGGTCGCCGAACGCGGCAAGGCGCAGTTCGACCAGCTGCGCGCGCTGTTCGACGTGCAGAACAGCCATTTGAGCGCGGCGCGCACCGCGAGCATCGAGGATGTGGAACGTATGCGCAGCTGGCGCAACGGTGTTCTGATCGCGATGATCGTGGCGTTCTTCGCGATGGCCCTGGTGCTCGCGGTGCTGGTGCGCAATGCCGTGAACCGCCCGCTGGCCGCGCTCGCCGCGTCCTGCCGCAGGATCACCCAGGGCAACTTCACCGAACGGATCGAGCCCAAGGGGCCCAAGGACATTCGCGCGATCGCCGCCGATGTCGAGGACATGCGCCAACGCATCGTCGACGAACTCGACGCCTCGCGGCAGGCCCGGGCCGCGCTCGACGAGCAGGCCGAGGAGCTGCGCCGGTCCAATGCCGAACTCGAGCAGTTCGCCTATGTGGCCTCACATGATCTGCAGGAGCCGCTGCGCAAGGTCGCCTCGTTCTGCCAGCTGCTGGAAAGGCGTTACGGCGACAAGCTCGACGAGCGCGGTGTGGAGTACATCGGCTTCGCGGTGGACGGTGCCAAACGCATGCAGGTTCTCATCAACGACCTGCTCACGTTCTCGCGGGTGGGCCGGCTGAACGCGACGACCACCGAGGTGGACCTCGAAGCGGTGGTGGATGCCGCGCTGAACAACATCTCCACCGCGGTCGAGGAAGTCGGCGCCGAGATCGTGCGGCCGGACCAACCGCTGCCGCACGTCGACGGCGACCCGACGCTGCTGGTGATGGTGTGGCAGAACCTTTTGGCCAACGCGGTCAAGTTCCACCGCGAGGGGGTGTCACCGCGAATCGTCATCGAGTGCGGCACCGAGACCGTCGGCGGCGTCGAGAACTGGTTGTTCACGGTGTCCGACAACGGCATTGGCATTTCCGAGGAGTTCGTCGACAAGGTCTTCGTGATCTTTCAGCGGCTGCACGGCCGCGACACCTACGGTGGCACCGGTATCGGACTTGCCCTGTGCAAGAAGATCATCGAACATCACGGCGGCAACATCTGGATCGACACGTCGTACACGGGCGGAACACGGTTCTGCTTCACCCTCCCTGTCACGCCCACAACCGTGCCGGACGTCCTCGCCGACGCCCAGCTGGAAGGAAACATTTCATGA
- a CDS encoding STAS domain-containing protein → MTSQDPANCTVEERRVGDITVVAVTGTVDMLTAPKLEDAIGSAAKSEPSAVVVDLSAVEFLASAGMGVLVAAHGELAPAVRLAVVADGPATSRPLKLVGIADVVDLFATLDEALASLKT, encoded by the coding sequence ATGACGAGCCAGGACCCGGCGAACTGCACGGTGGAGGAACGCCGTGTGGGAGACATCACTGTGGTGGCGGTGACCGGAACGGTGGACATGCTGACCGCACCGAAGCTCGAAGACGCGATCGGTTCCGCCGCCAAGAGTGAACCGTCGGCCGTGGTGGTCGATCTGAGCGCCGTTGAGTTTCTGGCCTCGGCAGGCATGGGCGTGCTGGTGGCCGCACACGGTGAGCTCGCGCCGGCCGTGCGCCTGGCGGTCGTTGCGGACGGTCCCGCGACGAGCAGGCCGCTGAAACTTGTCGGGATCGCCGACGTGGTCGACCTGTTCGCCACACTCGACGAAGCTCTTGCGTCCTTGAAGACATAA